In the Streptomyces coeruleoprunus genome, CGAGGCGGGCGGGGGCGACGATGCCGGTGACGGGGTTCCCGAACACGCCGTCGTGCGGGCGGACTTCGTGGGCGGCCTCGCCGTCGTACGGTTCGAGGCAGGCGATGTCGGTGATGGCGCCGGTCCGTTCGGCGGCCCAGCGGATCCGTACCCGCATGCCGGTGCGGACGGCGTCGGGTCCCGGCGCGTCGAGCGCGTGCAGGAGGGCCGTGTCGGCGCCGTCGAGCCGCACCAGGGCCCAGGCGAAGGGGGTGTCCAGGGGCTGGCCGGGGCGCGGGGCCGGGTTCCAGGCCCAGGTGGTGACGGTGCCGGTGGGGGCCACCTCGACGAGGTCGCGCAGTTCCTCGGCGGTGTGCGGGTCGTACTCGACGGGCGGGACGAGTATCCGGCCGTCGCCGGTCCGGACGCCGAGGACGGTGCGCTCGCGCAGGCCGGTGAGGAAGGCGGACTGGACGGGGCCGAGGGAGCGGGTGAAGGGGAACTCTACGACGAGCGGGGCCTTGAGGACGTCGGACACTGTGCTCACTCCTGGGGTCAGGCCCTGCGGTAGACGGGCGGTCGCTTCTCGGCGAAGGCGCGGGCGCCCTCCTTGGCGTCGGCCGTGTCGAAGACGGGCCGGCCCCGGGCGAGTTCGGCGGCGAGGCCTTCGGTCTCGGTCATGCCGGCGGTCTCGTACACGGACGCCTTGACGGCCTCGACGGCGAGCGGGCCGCACGCGTTGATCCGCTCGGCGATGGCGAGCGCCGCGTCGAGGGCGGTGCCGTCGGGGACGACGTGGCCGACGAGTCCGATGCTGGCGGCCTCGGCGGCCGTGTAGGGCCGGCCGGTGAGCAGCATCTCCAGGGCGTGGGTGCGGGGGATCTGGCGCGGGAGGCGGACGGTGGAGCCGCCGATGGGGAACAGCCCCCGGCGGACCTCGAAGAGGCCGAAGACGGCGGATTCGGCGGCGACGCGGATGTCG is a window encoding:
- a CDS encoding crotonase/enoyl-CoA hydratase family protein: MTQDDGGTEHLTVRRHGATLILTLNRPEARNALSLAMLVGLHDGWLAADADDSVRSVVLTGAGGCFCSGMDLKSLAGDGMTGEEHRARLKADPDLHWKAMLRHHRPRKPVIAAVEGPCVAGGTEILQGTDIRVAAESAVFGLFEVRRGLFPIGGSTVRLPRQIPRTHALEMLLTGRPYTAAEAASIGLVGHVVPDGTALDAALAIAERINACGPLAVEAVKASVYETAGMTETEGLAAELARGRPVFDTADAKEGARAFAEKRPPVYRRA
- a CDS encoding Zn-ribbon domain-containing OB-fold protein, coding for MSDVLKAPLVVEFPFTRSLGPVQSAFLTGLRERTVLGVRTGDGRILVPPVEYDPHTAEELRDLVEVAPTGTVTTWAWNPAPRPGQPLDTPFAWALVRLDGADTALLHALDAPGPDAVRTGMRVRIRWAAERTGAITDIACLEPYDGEAAHEVRPHDGVFGNPVTGIVAPARLDYTYTPGRAQSAYLRALAERRTVGERCPSCAKVYVPPRGACPTCGVATTDRVEVGPRGTVTTFCVVNIKAKNLDIEVPYVYAHIALDGAGLALHGRIAGIPYDQVRMGLRVEPVWSDDGRHPDHYQPTGEPDADYDTYKELL